The following are encoded together in the Campylobacter devanensis genome:
- a CDS encoding serine hydroxymethyltransferase encodes MNLESYDKEIYALLNKELERQCDHLEMIASENFTYPEVMEVMGSILTNKYAEGYPGKRYYGGCEFVDEIEQIAIDRCKKLFGCEFANVQPNSGSQANQGVYGAFLKPGDKILGMDLSHGGHLTHGAKVSSSGKYYESFFYGVELDGRINYDKVADIANIVKPRMIVCGASAYTREIDFKRFREIADSVGAYLFADVAHIAGLVVAGEHAHPFPHCHVVSSTTHKTLRGPRGGIIMTNDEEFSKKINSSIFPGIQGGPLMHVIAGKAVGFKHNLSDEWKVYAKQVKANAKKLGEILISRGYDLVSGGTDNHLVLVSFLNKDFSGKDADIALGNAGITVNKNTVPGEIRSPFITSGIRVGSPALTARGMKETEFELIANRIADVLDDINNLDKQRKIAAELKDLAHQFIIYNKATF; translated from the coding sequence ATGAATTTAGAAAGTTATGATAAAGAGATTTACGCTCTTTTAAATAAAGAGCTTGAGCGTCAGTGTGATCATTTGGAGATGATTGCTAGTGAGAATTTCACATATCCTGAAGTTATGGAAGTTATGGGCTCTATTTTGACTAATAAATATGCCGAAGGGTATCCTGGTAAGAGATATTATGGCGGTTGTGAATTTGTAGATGAAATTGAGCAGATTGCAATTGATAGATGCAAAAAACTCTTTGGTTGCGAATTTGCTAATGTTCAACCAAATAGTGGCTCACAAGCTAATCAGGGTGTATATGGTGCTTTCTTAAAACCAGGAGATAAGATTTTAGGTATGGATTTAAGCCATGGTGGTCACTTAACTCACGGTGCTAAGGTTTCAAGCTCTGGTAAGTATTATGAGAGTTTCTTTTATGGTGTTGAGCTAGATGGTAGAATCAACTATGATAAGGTAGCCGATATTGCAAATATTGTTAAACCAAGGATGATAGTTTGTGGTGCGAGTGCCTATACTAGAGAGATAGACTTTAAGCGGTTTAGAGAGATCGCTGATAGCGTAGGTGCGTATTTATTTGCTGATGTGGCGCACATAGCGGGGTTAGTTGTAGCTGGCGAGCATGCTCATCCATTTCCACATTGCCATGTAGTAAGCTCCACAACACATAAAACTCTAAGAGGCCCAAGAGGCGGTATCATCATGACAAACGATGAGGAATTTTCTAAAAAGATCAATAGCTCTATATTCCCAGGAATTCAAGGTGGGCCATTAATGCATGTTATAGCTGGTAAGGCTGTAGGCTTTAAGCATAATTTAAGCGATGAGTGGAAGGTATATGCTAAACAAGTCAAAGCAAATGCCAAAAAACTTGGTGAAATTTTAATTAGCCGTGGATATGATCTAGTAAGTGGCGGTACTGATAATCACCTTGTACTTGTTAGTTTCTTAAATAAAGATTTTAGCGGTAAAGATGCAGATATAGCTTTAGGTAATGCAGGAATTACGGTAAATAAAAATACAGTCCCAGGCGAAATTAGAAGTCCATTTATAACAAGCGGTATTAGAGTAGGTAGCCCAGCGCTTACTGCTAGAGGTATGAAAGAGACTGAATTTGAGTTAATTGCAAATCGCATTGCTGATGTATTAGATGATATAAATAATCTTGATAAACAACGTAAAATCGCAGCCGAATTAAAAGATTTAGCTCATCAATTTATCATCTATAATAAAGCGACATTCTAA
- the lysS gene encoding lysine--tRNA ligase: MFDTELELTRLAKADELRQMGVSPYPHFLKREMNISEFKSKFGYIKELPEGERKAQEEVVISGRIKLKRVAGKSTFANIEDESDNIQIYYSLASIGEEDYTKFKKNLEVGDIILVKGYAFITQTGEFSLHASHITLATKAISPLPEKFHGLTDIETRYRQRYLDMIMDRDVRSDFLKRSIIISTIRRFFEERGFLEVETPMMHPIAGGANAKPFITHHNALGVDRYLKIAPELYLKRLIVGGMEAVFEMNRCFRNEGMDLTHNPEFTSIEFYWAWHDYFEVMDLTEELFATLLDKLNLDKIIEFDGQNIDFSKPFKRIKYLDALVEIGGLDREIISDKEKILAKLKEDKFEANDKLDLGHLQAELFDNYVESKLINPTFITDFPISISPLSRRSDENPEIAERFELFIAGRELANAFNELNDPVDQYERFKAQIQSKDAGNDEAHEMDEDYCRALGYGMAPTVGWGLGVDRLVMLLLNKKSIRDVILFPAMKPKN; encoded by the coding sequence ATTTTTGACACTGAATTAGAATTAACTCGTCTAGCTAAGGCTGATGAGCTACGACAAATGGGAGTTAGCCCTTATCCGCATTTCTTAAAAAGAGAGATGAATATTTCTGAGTTTAAGAGCAAATTTGGATATATAAAAGAACTTCCTGAAGGTGAGAGAAAGGCCCAAGAAGAGGTAGTTATATCTGGTAGAATAAAACTAAAAAGAGTAGCTGGGAAATCAACATTTGCCAATATAGAAGATGAGAGCGATAATATCCAAATTTATTACTCATTAGCTAGTATAGGCGAGGAGGATTATACTAAATTCAAAAAAAATCTTGAAGTTGGTGATATAATCCTTGTTAAAGGCTATGCTTTTATCACTCAAACTGGCGAATTTAGCCTACATGCAAGCCATATCACTCTTGCTACTAAGGCCATATCACCACTACCTGAGAAATTTCACGGACTTACTGATATTGAGACTAGATATAGACAGAGATATCTAGATATGATTATGGATAGGGATGTAAGGAGTGATTTTCTTAAGCGTTCAATTATTATTAGTACCATTAGAAGGTTTTTTGAAGAGCGTGGATTTTTAGAAGTTGAGACGCCTATGATGCATCCGATAGCAGGCGGGGCTAATGCCAAGCCATTTATCACCCATCATAACGCATTAGGCGTAGATAGATATCTTAAAATCGCCCCAGAGCTTTATCTCAAAAGGCTTATCGTAGGTGGTATGGAAGCAGTATTTGAAATGAATCGTTGCTTTAGAAATGAAGGGATGGATTTAACTCACAATCCTGAATTTACTAGTATTGAGTTTTATTGGGCTTGGCATGATTATTTTGAGGTTATGGATCTTACTGAAGAGTTATTTGCGACACTACTTGATAAATTAAATTTGGATAAAATAATCGAATTTGATGGTCAAAATATCGATTTTTCTAAGCCATTTAAAAGGATCAAATATCTTGATGCACTTGTAGAAATTGGTGGGTTAGATAGAGAAATTATAAGCGACAAAGAGAAGATATTGGCTAAATTAAAAGAGGATAAATTTGAAGCAAATGATAAGTTAGATCTTGGTCATTTACAAGCTGAACTTTTTGATAATTATGTTGAAAGTAAGCTAATTAATCCTACATTTATAACAGATTTTCCTATTTCAATTTCACCACTTTCAAGAAGAAGTGATGAAAATCCTGAAATCGCAGAGAGATTTGAGCTATTTATCGCTGGTCGAGAATTAGCAAATGCATTTAATGAGCTTAATGATCCAGTTGATCAATATGAGAGATTTAAGGCTCAAATACAGAGCAAAGATGCTGGCAATGATGAAGCCCATGAGATGGATGAGGATTATTGTAGGGCTCTTGGATATGGTATGGCACCAACTGTTGGTTGGGGTCTTGGTGTTGATAGGTTGGTAATGCTACTATTAAATAAAAAATCAATTCGCGATGTTATATTATTTCCAGCGATGAAACCAAAAAATTAA
- a CDS encoding response regulator transcription factor has product MINVLMIEDDPEFAQILSEYLIKFNIKVTNYEDPYLGLSAGIKNYDLLILDLTLPGMDGLEVCKEIREKYDIPIIISSARSDVNDRVVGLQIGADDYLPKPYDPKEMHARITSLIRRYKKSNETQEEVTDTLFKVDDKRHEISYNGAPLTLTPAEYEILEYLIKQHSFSVSREQLVYHCKSLKDKDSKSLDVIIGRLRTKIGDNSKSPKHIFSVRGIGYKLVG; this is encoded by the coding sequence ATGATAAATGTATTAATGATAGAAGATGATCCGGAATTTGCTCAAATTTTATCTGAATATTTAATAAAATTTAATATCAAAGTTACAAATTACGAAGATCCATATTTGGGTCTTAGTGCCGGTATCAAAAATTATGATCTTTTGATATTGGATTTGACGCTGCCAGGTATGGATGGGTTAGAGGTTTGTAAAGAGATTAGAGAAAAGTATGATATCCCTATCATCATTAGTTCAGCTAGAAGCGATGTAAATGATAGAGTTGTTGGACTTCAAATTGGCGCTGATGACTACTTGCCAAAGCCATATGACCCAAAAGAGATGCACGCTAGAATTACAAGCTTAATCCGCCGTTATAAAAAGAGCAATGAAACCCAAGAAGAGGTCACAGATACGCTATTTAAAGTAGATGATAAAAGGCATGAGATATCATATAATGGAGCGCCACTTACACTAACACCAGCCGAATATGAAATTTTAGAATACCTAATCAAACAACATAGCTTTTCAGTATCAAGAGAGCAGTTAGTATATCATTGCAAAAGCCTAAAAGATAAAGATTCTAAAAGCTTAGATGTTATAATCGGTCGCTTAAGAACCAAAATCGGTGATAATTCCAAATCGCCTAAACATATATTTTCAGTTCGTGGTATAGGGTATAAATTAGTCGGATGA
- a CDS encoding ArsS family sensor histidine kinase has translation MRYSLTTKITIIFAIGFIVICTLFFMFFKLQNERLLEKISENHYNSISWLLSLYQKSNMPEDWERYFKNFDLAYVKNANLQKAIFDHGTLVSRSDTLIGIVDTISYKNNLYLRIKNQSVTIILESTLHSGNDSILASFIIVMALFISLYVSIFRSLVPLKKLRSDIRKFAAGNMDGVCVVNFSKGNDEISEVAYEFNNAACKIKDLIMSRQLFLRTIMHELKTPIGKGRIVSEMIEDDTQKERLIAIFERLNILINEFAKIEQLLSKSYSLDYAKYHFSLILDQAKDMMLLDDFNSNVKVNLNSDPLLKVDFQLFSLAIKNLIDNALKYSDDKKVLITCDNKTISIKNHGKPLDRSIEHYKQAFIRDNSSKASGMGLGLYIIEHICSMHKFSLDYNYADGYHEFLIKFGKLDNEKA, from the coding sequence ATGAGATACTCTCTAACTACCAAAATCACGATAATTTTCGCTATTGGATTTATCGTGATTTGCACTCTATTTTTTATGTTTTTTAAACTACAAAATGAGAGATTGCTAGAAAAAATTAGCGAAAATCACTATAATTCTATTAGTTGGCTACTATCACTATACCAAAAATCCAATATGCCAGAAGATTGGGAGCGATACTTTAAAAATTTTGATCTAGCTTATGTTAAAAATGCAAATTTGCAAAAGGCAATTTTTGACCACGGCACACTAGTTAGTAGAAGCGATACATTAATTGGCATAGTTGATACCATTAGCTATAAAAATAATCTTTATCTACGCATTAAAAATCAAAGCGTAACTATAATTTTAGAATCTACTTTACATAGTGGAAATGATAGCATATTAGCAAGTTTCATAATTGTTATGGCGCTATTTATCTCGCTTTATGTATCGATTTTTAGAAGTCTTGTACCATTAAAAAAACTACGTAGTGATATACGTAAATTTGCAGCTGGTAATATGGATGGAGTTTGCGTAGTCAATTTTTCTAAAGGTAACGATGAGATAAGCGAGGTTGCATATGAATTTAATAACGCAGCATGCAAAATTAAAGATCTCATTATGTCTAGACAATTATTTTTACGCACCATTATGCATGAGTTAAAAACACCAATTGGCAAAGGTAGAATCGTTAGTGAAATGATCGAAGACGACACTCAAAAAGAGCGCTTAATAGCAATTTTTGAGAGACTCAATATCCTAATAAATGAATTTGCTAAAATAGAACAACTTTTAAGTAAAAGCTATAGCTTAGATTATGCTAAATATCATTTTAGCCTCATATTAGATCAAGCTAAAGATATGATGCTCTTAGATGATTTTAATAGTAATGTTAAAGTTAATTTAAACTCCGATCCGCTTTTAAAAGTAGATTTTCAACTATTCTCTCTTGCTATTAAAAACTTAATAGACAATGCATTAAAATATTCTGATGATAAAAAAGTGCTTATAACATGCGATAATAAGACTATTTCTATAAAAAATCATGGTAAGCCATTAGATCGTTCTATTGAACATTATAAACAAGCCTTTATAAGAGATAATAGCTCAAAAGCTAGTGGAATGGGACTTGGACTATATATCATAGAGCACATATGTTCTATGCATAAATTTAGCTTAGATTATAATTATGCTGATGGATATCATGAATTTTTGATTAAATTTGGAAAATTAGATAATGAAAAAGCTTGA
- a CDS encoding LbetaH domain-containing protein, translating into MVFIGNCVRVNGSISLTKDCCCYIDDDSSFGGVSLRIYEATNIIIGRDCMFSWSIWAGTCDYHPIMDINSNNRLNFSKSIYIGDHVWC; encoded by the coding sequence TTGGTTTTTATTGGCAATTGTGTTAGGGTAAATGGCTCAATCTCTCTTACAAAGGATTGCTGTTGTTATATAGACGATGATAGTAGTTTTGGCGGAGTTAGTCTGCGTATTTATGAAGCTACAAATATTATTATCGGTAGGGATTGTATGTTTTCATGGAGTATATGGGCTGGTACTTGTGATTATCATCCTATAATGGATATTAATAGCAATAATAGATTAAATTTTTCAAAAAGTATTTATATTGGCGATCATGTTTGGTGCTAA
- a CDS encoding SPOR domain-containing protein translates to MEENNNLQDILLDKNEEEKSGGIRKILIGVALLVIIFVVVLIVVKFLNSNETKKGNDISDSLLLPAELPANTSDNSGSNDLFEQVPIVSDNSNSKESFENIVNEYKNAQAAMDTTPSMIVPVLPPKVEEPFGATAPAVKDNKKEPVKKSEPVKKVEKEPAKKVEPVKKSEPKKEPVKKSEPAKKVEPKKEPATTSGLAKGTYIQVASVSKLDRNSALIKRITANGYKYTTHEVVVNGNKVVKILIGPFDSNIESNIQKIRQDVSSGAFVYRVK, encoded by the coding sequence ATGGAAGAAAATAATAATTTACAAGATATCTTGCTAGATAAAAACGAAGAGGAAAAGTCTGGTGGTATACGCAAAATTTTAATTGGTGTGGCGTTGCTAGTTATCATTTTTGTTGTAGTATTGATTGTTGTGAAGTTTTTAAATTCAAATGAGACTAAAAAGGGTAACGATATATCTGATAGTCTGTTACTACCTGCTGAGTTGCCTGCTAATACATCAGATAATAGTGGCTCAAATGACCTTTTTGAACAAGTGCCAATTGTTAGTGATAATTCAAATTCTAAAGAGAGTTTTGAAAATATAGTAAATGAGTATAAAAATGCTCAAGCTGCTATGGATACTACACCTAGTATGATTGTGCCAGTGCTACCTCCAAAAGTTGAAGAGCCATTTGGTGCAACTGCTCCAGCTGTTAAAGATAATAAAAAAGAACCAGTTAAAAAATCTGAACCAGTTAAAAAGGTAGAAAAAGAGCCAGCTAAAAAGGTAGAACCTGTTAAAAAATCAGAACCTAAAAAAGAACCTGTTAAAAAATCTGAACCAGCTAAAAAGGTAGAACCTAAAAAAGAGCCAGCTACTACAAGCGGCCTAGCTAAGGGAACATATATTCAAGTTGCATCTGTATCTAAACTCGATAGAAATAGTGCTTTGATTAAAAGAATTACAGCTAATGGCTATAAATACACAACTCATGAAGTTGTTGTAAATGGTAACAAAGTAGTAAAAATTCTAATTGGTCCATTTGATTCTAACATTGAATCAAATATTCAAAAAATACGCCAAGATGTCTCAAGTGGCGCCTTTGTCTATAGGGTTAAATAA
- a CDS encoding DUF1882 domain-containing protein: MQRMDLSLIKMITDHYYIKRDLTVKKIEHKGRYFFDKFERVDEPLSLAIQREHAERKIIVAHSLINRLNKVENIVFDYNGRMPERFWHRAQLLLREEGFINFTAYETKTPGHLHLYVHKGHTTFMEGCQIANKLSVMLSQKLPQEWRMFPTMDMPLEYNILALPYEIYQKERGASWSKHM; encoded by the coding sequence ATGCAGCGTATGGATTTATCGCTTATTAAGATGATTACAGATCACTACTATATCAAGCGTGATCTAACTGTAAAAAAGATTGAGCATAAGGGTAGGTATTTTTTTGATAAATTTGAAAGAGTAGATGAACCGCTTAGCCTAGCAATACAAAGGGAACATGCTGAGCGTAAAATAATTGTAGCACACTCTTTGATCAATAGGTTAAATAAAGTTGAAAATATTGTTTTTGACTATAATGGCAGAATGCCTGAACGCTTTTGGCATAGGGCTCAGCTACTACTAAGAGAAGAGGGGTTTATAAATTTCACAGCTTATGAGACCAAAACCCCTGGTCATTTACATCTATACGTCCATAAAGGTCACACAACCTTTATGGAAGGGTGTCAAATAGCTAATAAACTATCAGTGATGCTATCACAAAAGTTACCTCAAGAGTGGAGAATGTTTCCTACTATGGATATGCCATTAGAGTATAATATTCTAGCCTTGCCATATGAGATCTATCAAAAAGAACGTGGTGCTAGCTGGTCAAAACATATGTAA
- the recR gene encoding recombination mediator RecR gives MMKKLEQFDRLVEAFGKIPGVGKKSAIKYAYYVALQDPFFGLNLAHTIENSIQNLKHCIICSGISQNEICDICSDINRNSSIICVVESPKDILTIEDSNSFDGLYFVFNDINSVGNLKDMISKFNSKELIFAFSPSINSDGIMLYIEDQLKELGISFTKIAQGIPTGVSLENVDMLSLTKAIKDRKEL, from the coding sequence ATAATGAAAAAGCTTGAGCAGTTTGATAGACTTGTAGAAGCCTTTGGTAAAATTCCTGGTGTAGGTAAAAAATCAGCGATAAAATACGCTTATTATGTAGCATTACAAGATCCATTTTTTGGGCTAAATTTAGCCCATACAATAGAAAATTCCATTCAGAATCTAAAACATTGTATAATCTGTAGCGGTATTAGCCAAAATGAAATTTGTGATATCTGCAGCGATATCAATCGAAATAGTTCCATAATATGCGTAGTTGAGAGTCCTAAAGATATTCTAACTATAGAAGATTCAAATTCATTTGACGGATTATATTTTGTCTTTAATGATATAAATAGTGTAGGAAATTTAAAAGATATGATTAGTAAATTTAACTCAAAAGAGTTAATTTTTGCTTTTAGCCCAAGTATAAATAGTGATGGTATTATGCTTTATATCGAAGATCAATTAAAGGAATTAGGAATTAGCTTTACAAAAATCGCTCAAGGTATCCCAACTGGAGTAAGTCTAGAAAATGTCGATATGCTCTCATTAACTAAAGCAATAAAAGATAGAAAAGAGCTTTAA
- a CDS encoding CvpA family protein has protein sequence MDFITWFDIIIIAVVIILGIKGIINGLIKEVFGLIGIIGGVIIASRNANLVGDLISLYIYQLSDSAEFFFGFLLALLVFWFVCLMLGNLLSKMLKMSGLGFVDRLLGFFVGAAKIFLVLAILAAIVSKISVLNQKISPFFEGSKVYPILLSAGQFIMAMDVSKVKESVESGQIVVPELLDSAEGVEENLTKVEQ, from the coding sequence ATGGATTTTATTACTTGGTTTGATATTATTATTATCGCTGTAGTGATTATTTTAGGAATTAAGGGTATTATAAATGGCCTTATTAAGGAAGTTTTTGGCCTTATAGGTATTATTGGTGGTGTGATTATCGCTAGTAGAAATGCAAATTTAGTTGGAGATTTAATAAGTCTTTATATATATCAACTCAGTGATTCGGCAGAATTTTTCTTTGGATTTTTGCTTGCTTTATTAGTATTTTGGTTTGTATGTTTGATGCTTGGTAATCTACTATCAAAGATGTTAAAAATGAGCGGATTGGGATTTGTGGATAGATTATTGGGGTTTTTTGTTGGAGCAGCAAAGATATTTTTAGTTCTTGCTATTTTAGCTGCGATTGTATCAAAAATTTCAGTATTAAATCAAAAAATATCTCCATTTTTTGAAGGCAGTAAGGTTTATCCAATATTATTAAGTGCTGGTCAATTTATTATGGCAATGGATGTTAGTAAAGTTAAAGAGAGTGTAGAGAGTGGTCAGATTGTCGTTCCTGAGCTTTTAGATAGTGCTGAGGGAGTAGAAGAAAATTTAACTAAGGTGGAGCAATGA
- a CDS encoding shikimate dehydrogenase, which translates to MKYFALFGNPVSHSISPRLHNSALCGLGINGIYGRILLEQGGDIIDKFKKYNLQGANITVPFKESVINLCDELDSIAKEIGSINTLVRIGDKIKGYNTDAPGFMMAIAEFGKINKALILGAGGTAKALAYILDLSGVDVEILNRSDKSEQFNNYKFHTHTNFTPSSYDLVVNTTSAGLCGDELPCDKHLLNDIFSNSKFAFDVIYNKNTQFLRLANELNVQNKDGRDMLLYQAVLAFNIFFDNKFNQDNITQLMRGVFEL; encoded by the coding sequence ATGAAATATTTTGCTCTTTTTGGTAATCCTGTATCGCATTCTATTTCGCCAAGGCTTCATAATAGTGCGCTTTGCGGATTGGGTATAAATGGAATATATGGTAGGATTTTACTAGAGCAAGGTGGTGATATAATTGATAAATTTAAAAAATATAACCTTCAAGGGGCAAATATCACCGTTCCATTTAAAGAGTCAGTAATCAACCTTTGCGATGAGCTTGATAGTATCGCAAAGGAGATTGGCTCGATTAATACATTAGTTCGCATAGGTGATAAGATTAAAGGTTATAATACCGATGCACCTGGATTTATGATGGCAATTGCTGAATTTGGCAAAATTAATAAGGCGCTAATATTAGGTGCTGGTGGAACTGCTAAAGCACTTGCATATATTTTAGATCTTAGCGGAGTGGACGTTGAGATTTTAAACCGAAGCGATAAAAGCGAACAGTTTAATAACTATAAATTCCATACTCATACAAATTTTACTCCAAGTAGTTACGATTTGGTAGTAAATACCACTTCAGCAGGGCTTTGTGGTGATGAATTGCCATGTGATAAACATTTGCTAAATGATATTTTTTCTAATTCAAAATTTGCCTTTGATGTTATTTATAATAAAAATACTCAATTTTTACGCCTTGCTAATGAGTTGAATGTACAAAACAAAGATGGTAGGGATATGTTACTTTATCAAGCGGTTTTGGCATTTAATATATTTTTTGATAATAAATTTAATCAAGATAATATTACGCAGTTAATGCGTGGAGTGTTTGAGCTTTAA
- the dnaJ gene encoding molecular chaperone DnaJ, translating into MEFDYYEILEISRDADSDTIKKAYRKQALRYHPDRNQGDKETEEKFKQINEAYEILSNAEKREIYDRYGKDGLKGMAGGGFGGGFDFDDLGDIFSSFFGGGFGTKSRSQSQYKYALDIEVGIGLEFNEAVFGCEKEIKYKYKIPCKSCNATGSKDGKKQTCSKCGGNGKIGIQQGFMQFVQTCPECSGTGQTIKDRCPECNASGYNEISDSIKINIPEGVDNGTRIRVSQKGNRYENLTGDLYVRIAVKDDEHFHRNGDDVYVEIPVFFTQAILGDSIKIPTLRGETTLDLPVGAKDKQQFIIAKEGVRNARTKQLGDLIVQISIQAPKKLNDEQIELLKKLQNSFSIKSGEMATDKGIWDKIKSWFS; encoded by the coding sequence TTGGAATTTGATTATTATGAGATATTAGAGATTTCAAGGGATGCTGATAGCGATACGATTAAAAAAGCATATAGAAAACAAGCATTAAGATACCATCCAGATAGAAATCAAGGCGATAAAGAGACTGAGGAGAAATTTAAACAGATTAATGAAGCTTATGAGATTTTAAGCAACGCTGAAAAAAGAGAAATATATGATAGATATGGCAAAGATGGGCTAAAAGGCATGGCCGGTGGTGGCTTTGGCGGTGGATTTGATTTTGATGATTTGGGTGATATATTTAGCTCATTTTTTGGTGGCGGATTTGGTACTAAAAGTAGATCTCAAAGTCAGTATAAATATGCTTTAGATATAGAAGTTGGTATTGGGCTAGAGTTTAATGAGGCGGTTTTTGGTTGTGAAAAAGAGATAAAATATAAGTATAAAATTCCATGTAAAAGCTGTAACGCAACAGGCTCAAAAGATGGCAAAAAACAGACTTGTAGCAAATGCGGCGGAAATGGTAAGATAGGAATTCAACAAGGCTTTATGCAATTTGTCCAAACTTGTCCAGAGTGCTCAGGTACAGGCCAAACTATCAAAGACAGATGCCCTGAGTGTAACGCTAGTGGCTATAATGAAATAAGCGATAGTATTAAAATCAATATCCCTGAAGGGGTGGATAATGGTACTAGAATTAGGGTTAGCCAAAAGGGAAATAGGTATGAAAATTTAACCGGAGATCTATATGTCCGTATAGCTGTTAAAGATGATGAGCATTTCCATAGAAATGGAGATGATGTATATGTGGAGATTCCAGTATTTTTCACCCAAGCTATTTTAGGTGATAGTATCAAGATACCGACGCTCAGAGGAGAGACGACTTTGGATTTACCAGTAGGAGCCAAGGATAAACAGCAATTTATTATCGCTAAAGAAGGAGTTAGAAACGCTAGAACCAAGCAATTAGGCGATTTAATCGTTCAAATTTCAATCCAAGCACCTAAAAAGCTAAACGATGAGCAAATAGAGCTTTTGAAAAAACTTCAAAATAGTTTTAGTATCAAAAGTGGCGAAATGGCTACTGATAAGGGAATTTGGGATAAGATTAAAAGCTGGTTTTCATAA
- a CDS encoding Fur family transcriptional regulator: protein MIENIEYDALLERFKRVLRDNGLKYTKQREVLLQTLYNNSEHFTPEQLYLYIKERHPGLNVGIATVYRSLNLLEESGMVTSISFGVQGKKFELANKPHHDHMICRQCGVIVEFEDQIIEKRQLAIAKEHGFKLTGHIMQLYGVCGECNKQKIKGI, encoded by the coding sequence ATGATAGAAAATATTGAGTATGATGCGTTGCTAGAGAGATTTAAGAGGGTATTACGAGATAATGGTTTAAAATATACCAAACAGCGTGAAGTACTTTTACAAACATTATATAATAATAGTGAGCATTTTACCCCAGAGCAGTTATATTTGTATATCAAAGAACGCCATCCAGGGCTAAATGTCGGTATTGCTACAGTTTATAGAAGTCTAAATTTACTTGAAGAATCAGGTATGGTAACATCAATTAGTTTTGGTGTGCAGGGTAAGAAATTTGAACTAGCCAATAAGCCTCATCACGATCATATGATCTGTAGGCAGTGTGGTGTGATAGTTGAGTTTGAAGACCAGATTATAGAAAAGCGCCAGCTAGCAATTGCTAAAGAGCATGGCTTTAAGCTTACTGGCCATATTATGCAACTATATGGTGTTTGTGGTGAATGCAATAAACAAAAGATAAAAGGAATTTAA